Proteins from a genomic interval of Nocardioidaceae bacterium:
- a CDS encoding cysteine synthase, which translates to MRFDNLIDSVGRTPLVGLPALSPSPDVRLWAKLEDRQPTGSIKDRAALGMIEAAEKDGLLRPGCTILEPTSGNTGISLAMAAKLKGYRLVCVMPENTSEERRQLLRMWGAEIVSSPAAGGSNEAVRVAKRQAEEHPDWVMLYQYGNPANAQAHYDGTGPEILEDLPSVTHFVAGLGTTGTLMGTGRFFREHKPEVRIVAAEPRYGELVYGLRNLDEGFVPELYDASLIDARFSVGPRDAVRRVRELLESEGIFAGISTGAILHAALGQAAKSVTAGERADIAFIVCDGGWKYLSTGAYEGTIDEAEDRLEGQLWA; encoded by the coding sequence GTGCGCTTCGACAACCTGATCGACTCGGTCGGCAGGACCCCGCTGGTGGGCCTGCCGGCCCTGTCGCCGTCCCCCGACGTACGACTGTGGGCGAAGCTCGAGGACCGACAGCCCACCGGGTCGATCAAGGACCGCGCCGCGCTCGGCATGATCGAGGCGGCCGAGAAGGACGGGCTGCTGCGGCCCGGCTGCACGATCCTGGAGCCCACCAGCGGCAACACCGGCATCTCCCTCGCGATGGCGGCGAAGCTCAAGGGCTACCGGCTGGTGTGCGTGATGCCGGAGAACACCTCCGAGGAGCGCCGCCAGCTGCTGCGCATGTGGGGGGCGGAGATCGTGTCCTCACCGGCGGCGGGCGGCTCGAACGAGGCCGTGCGCGTCGCGAAGCGGCAGGCCGAGGAGCACCCCGACTGGGTGATGCTCTACCAGTACGGCAACCCCGCCAACGCCCAGGCGCACTACGACGGCACGGGGCCGGAGATCCTCGAGGACCTGCCGAGCGTCACGCACTTCGTCGCCGGGCTCGGCACCACCGGCACGCTGATGGGCACCGGGCGCTTCTTCCGCGAGCACAAGCCCGAGGTGCGCATCGTCGCGGCCGAGCCGCGCTACGGCGAGCTCGTGTACGGCCTGCGGAACCTCGACGAGGGCTTCGTCCCCGAGCTGTACGACGCCTCGCTCATCGACGCGCGCTTCTCGGTGGGCCCGCGCGACGCGGTGCGTCGGGTGCGTGAGCTGCTGGAGAGCGAGGGCATCTTCGCCGGCATCTCCACGGGTGCGATCCTGCACGCCGCGCTGGGCCAGGCGGCCAAGTCGGTCACGGCGGGCGAGCGCGCCGACATCGCGTTCATCGTGTGCGACGGCGGCTGGAAGTACCTCTCGACCGGCGCGTACGAGGGCACGATCGACGAGGCCGAGGACCGTCTCGAAGGTCAGTTGTGGGCATGA
- a CDS encoding adenosine deaminase — MAEPTAPTGLTEDVIRRAPKALLHDHLDGGLRPATVHELAAEVGHELPVAGGADDLADWFRRSADSGSLERYLETFAHTVGVMQTAEALRRVAREAVEDYVADGVVYAEVRWAPEQHLEGGLDLEQTVQAVADGFAEGVAAAEAAGRTVVVRQLLTAMRHQARSREIAELAVAWRDRGVVGFDIAGAEAGNPPTRHLDAFEYLARQNAHFTIHAGEAFGLPSIWEALQWCGADRLGHGVRIVDDIERADGGDVRLGRLAAYVRDKRIPLELCPSSNVQTGAAESIATHPIGMLADLRFRVTVNTDNRLMSDTSMTKEMSLLHEAFGWGLEDLRWVTVNAMKSAFLPFDERLALIEQTIKPAYADLIAAQG, encoded by the coding sequence ATGGCTGAACCTACCGCCCCCACCGGACTGACCGAGGACGTGATCCGGCGGGCGCCCAAGGCCCTGCTGCACGACCACCTCGACGGAGGTCTGCGCCCTGCCACCGTGCACGAGCTGGCGGCCGAGGTCGGGCACGAGCTCCCCGTGGCGGGGGGCGCGGACGATCTGGCCGACTGGTTCAGACGATCTGCTGACTCCGGCTCCCTGGAGCGCTACCTGGAGACCTTCGCACACACGGTCGGCGTCATGCAGACGGCCGAGGCGCTGCGTCGGGTGGCGCGGGAGGCGGTGGAGGACTACGTGGCCGACGGCGTCGTGTACGCCGAGGTGCGGTGGGCGCCCGAGCAGCACCTCGAGGGCGGGCTCGACCTCGAGCAGACCGTGCAGGCGGTCGCTGACGGTTTCGCCGAGGGCGTCGCCGCGGCCGAGGCCGCGGGGCGCACCGTCGTCGTCCGCCAGCTGCTCACGGCGATGCGGCACCAGGCGCGCTCCCGCGAGATCGCCGAGCTGGCCGTCGCCTGGCGCGACCGCGGCGTGGTCGGCTTCGACATCGCCGGAGCCGAGGCGGGCAACCCGCCGACCCGTCACCTCGACGCGTTCGAGTACCTCGCCCGGCAGAACGCCCACTTCACCATCCACGCGGGCGAGGCCTTCGGGCTGCCGTCGATCTGGGAGGCCCTGCAGTGGTGCGGTGCCGACCGGTTGGGCCACGGCGTACGCATCGTCGACGACATCGAGCGCGCCGACGGCGGGGACGTGAGGCTCGGGCGCCTCGCGGCCTACGTGCGCGACAAGCGCATCCCGCTCGAGCTGTGCCCGAGCTCGAACGTGCAGACCGGCGCGGCCGAGTCGATCGCGACCCACCCCATCGGGATGCTCGCCGACCTGAGGTTCCGGGTCACGGTCAACACCGACAACCGCCTCATGAGCGACACCTCGATGACGAAGGAGATGTCGCTGCTGCACGAGGCGTTCGGCTGGGGGCTGGAGGACCTGCGGTGGGTGACGGTCAACGCGATGAAGTCCGCGTTCCTGCCCTTCGACGAGCGGCTCGCGCTGATCGAGCAGACCATCAAGCCCGCGTACGCCGACCTCATCGCCGCGCAGGGCTGA
- a CDS encoding MoaD/ThiS family protein produces the protein MAVEVRIPTILRTYTDGEKSVQAQGGTLAEVIDDLEANYSGIKNRLVDDGDIRRFVNVYVNDEDVRFTGGLETSVSDGDQVVMLPAVAGGAC, from the coding sequence ATGGCAGTCGAGGTACGGATCCCGACCATCCTGCGCACCTACACCGACGGCGAGAAGTCGGTGCAGGCCCAGGGAGGCACGCTGGCCGAGGTCATCGACGACCTCGAGGCGAACTACTCCGGCATCAAGAACCGGCTCGTCGACGACGGCGACATCCGCCGCTTCGTCAACGTCTACGTCAACGACGAGGACGTGCGCTTCACCGGCGGGCTCGAGACCTCGGTCTCCGACGGCGACCAGGTCGTCATGCTGCCGGCGGTCGCCGGCGGCGCCTGCTGA
- a CDS encoding maleylpyruvate isomerase family mycothiol-dependent enzyme has product MLEPEKYDEELRRHVAAFEQLLSAVDVDAQVPTCPGWSVHDLVEHLGTILDWARQALVEGDSAHPPDLPEEAAPTGSGALRGWFCERADRVVDTLADVGTEQPCWGFGLRPRTSAFWWRRMTHEMAIHLHDLRAAHAGSSRDVDEPVWGTTEMASDAVEEVVRVFFPRQVRRDRCEPLQAAVLMMPEDAEGSGWVLAGDGSDDDAIADVTVTGPVEQLALLVWHRLDVDDDRLTIQGERAAVEHVMASEITP; this is encoded by the coding sequence ATGCTGGAGCCAGAGAAGTACGACGAAGAGCTGCGGCGTCACGTGGCAGCCTTCGAGCAGCTCCTGTCCGCGGTGGACGTCGACGCCCAGGTCCCGACGTGTCCCGGGTGGAGCGTGCACGACCTCGTCGAGCACCTCGGCACGATCCTCGACTGGGCGCGGCAGGCCCTCGTGGAGGGGGACTCGGCCCACCCCCCGGACCTGCCGGAGGAGGCGGCGCCGACGGGAAGCGGTGCGCTGCGTGGCTGGTTCTGCGAGCGGGCCGACCGGGTCGTGGACACCCTGGCCGACGTCGGCACCGAGCAGCCCTGCTGGGGCTTCGGCCTGCGTCCGCGCACGTCGGCCTTCTGGTGGCGTCGCATGACCCACGAGATGGCCATCCACCTGCACGACCTGAGAGCCGCGCACGCCGGCTCCTCCCGCGACGTCGACGAGCCGGTGTGGGGGACCACCGAGATGGCCTCGGACGCGGTCGAGGAGGTCGTCCGGGTCTTCTTCCCCCGCCAGGTCCGACGCGACCGGTGCGAGCCGCTGCAGGCGGCGGTGCTGATGATGCCCGAGGACGCCGAGGGGTCGGGATGGGTGCTGGCCGGTGACGGCAGCGACGACGACGCCATCGCCGACGTCACGGTCACCGGACCCGTGGAGCAGCTGGCGCTGCTGGTCTGGCACCGCCTCGACGTCGACGACGACCGGCTGACCATCCAGGGAGAGCGGGCTGCGGTCGAGCACGTCATGGCCTCGGAGATCACGCCGTGA
- a CDS encoding MBL fold metallo-hydrolase: MRLTVVGCSGSYPGPASSASCYLVEADHEGRTWRLLLDLGNGALGSLQRHADPLTVDAVLLSHLHADHCLDMCGYYVMRKYHPTGPQPRIPVYGPDGTAARLARAYDLPEDPGMTEEFDFEVFPSGSFVLGPFTVTASPVAHPVPAYALRVEAGGRVLTYSGDTGPCGALEKAARGAHVFLCEASFREVDDNPPDLHLTGAEAGAAATRAGAGSLLLTHVPPWHDDAEILAEARPAFDGPLELVRCGHTYDV; this comes from the coding sequence ATGAGGCTGACCGTCGTCGGGTGCTCCGGCTCCTATCCCGGCCCGGCGTCCTCGGCGTCGTGCTACCTGGTCGAGGCCGACCACGAGGGGCGTACGTGGCGCCTGCTGCTCGACCTCGGCAACGGAGCCCTCGGGTCCCTGCAGCGCCACGCGGACCCGCTGACCGTCGACGCCGTGCTGCTCTCGCACCTGCACGCCGACCACTGCCTCGACATGTGCGGCTACTACGTGATGCGCAAGTACCACCCCACGGGTCCGCAGCCGCGCATCCCCGTCTACGGGCCCGACGGCACCGCAGCGCGGCTGGCGCGGGCGTACGACCTGCCCGAGGACCCCGGCATGACCGAGGAGTTCGACTTCGAGGTCTTCCCCTCCGGGTCGTTCGTCCTCGGACCGTTCACCGTGACCGCGTCCCCCGTGGCGCATCCGGTGCCGGCGTACGCCCTCCGGGTCGAGGCCGGCGGCCGGGTGCTGACCTACTCCGGCGACACCGGGCCGTGCGGCGCCCTGGAGAAGGCGGCTCGAGGGGCGCACGTGTTCCTGTGCGAGGCGAGCTTCCGCGAGGTGGACGACAACCCGCCGGACCTGCACCTCACCGGCGCCGAGGCGGGAGCCGCCGCCACCCGCGCCGGCGCAGGGAGCCTGCTGCTGACGCACGTGCCGCCCTGGCACGACGACGCCGAGATCCTCGCCGAGGCACGTCCGGCCTTCGACGGACCGCTCGAGCTGGTCCGGTGCGGGCACACCTACGACGTCTGA
- the rph gene encoding ribonuclease PH — MTRADGRTVDQLRPVRLTRGWLDHAAGSVLVEFGGTRVLCAASASEGVPRWRKGSGLGWVTAEYAMLPSSTNTRSARESVKGRIGGRTHEISRLVGRSLRAVIDDRALGENTITLDCDVLQADGGTRTAAITGAYVALVDAVAHLREKGALAGDPLTGSVAAVSVGIIDGEPRLDLPYEEDVRAETDMNVVMTGDGRFVEVQGTAEAEPFDRALLDSLLDLAAGGCAELTRLQQAALDAPAAGLHGMRAPQA; from the coding sequence ATGACTCGCGCAGACGGCCGCACCGTCGACCAGCTCCGCCCCGTACGCCTCACCCGTGGGTGGCTCGACCACGCCGCGGGCTCCGTGCTCGTCGAGTTCGGCGGCACCCGCGTGCTGTGCGCCGCCTCGGCGAGCGAGGGCGTGCCGCGGTGGCGCAAGGGCTCCGGGCTGGGGTGGGTGACCGCGGAGTACGCGATGCTCCCGAGCTCCACCAACACCCGGTCGGCGCGCGAGTCGGTCAAGGGTCGCATCGGGGGGCGTACGCACGAGATCTCACGCCTGGTCGGTCGGTCGCTGCGGGCCGTCATCGACGACCGCGCGCTGGGCGAGAACACGATCACGCTGGACTGCGACGTGCTCCAGGCCGACGGCGGCACCCGCACCGCCGCCATCACGGGGGCGTACGTCGCGCTCGTCGACGCGGTCGCCCACCTGCGTGAGAAGGGCGCCCTGGCCGGGGACCCGCTCACGGGGTCCGTCGCCGCGGTCAGCGTCGGCATCATCGACGGCGAGCCGCGCCTGGACCTGCCCTACGAGGAGGACGTGCGCGCCGAGACCGACATGAACGTCGTGATGACCGGCGACGGTCGCTTCGTCGAAGTGCAGGGCACGGCGGAGGCCGAGCCGTTCGATCGCGCGCTGCTCGACTCGCTGCTCGACCTCGCCGCCGGCGGGTGCGCGGAGCTGACCCGGCTGCAGCAGGCCGCGCTGGACGCGCCGGCGGCGGGCCTGCACGGCATGCGCGCCCCGCAGGCCTGA
- the murI gene encoding glutamate racemase, translated as MTDAPIGIFDSGFGGLTVARAVMDQLPHERVLYYGDTARQPYGPKPIAQVREYALECLDHLVAQGVKMLVIACNSASAAVLRDARQRYDVPVVEVIFPATRRAVAASRSGRIGVICTQATADSQAYDDAFAAAPQVTLSTRACPDFVEFVEAGVTSGPELTATAHAYLDPLIADEVDTLVLGCTHYPLLTGVLAWVMGDRVTLVSSAEETAKDVYRGLVGGDLERDPAAPAPEHVFLTTGDPAVFEEIGRRFLGPELTGTTRRVESVLGTPDGVEVSV; from the coding sequence ATGACGGACGCACCGATCGGCATCTTCGACTCCGGCTTCGGGGGTCTGACGGTCGCGCGTGCGGTGATGGACCAGCTGCCCCACGAGCGGGTGCTCTACTACGGCGACACCGCGCGTCAGCCGTACGGGCCCAAACCGATCGCCCAGGTGCGCGAGTACGCCCTGGAGTGCCTGGACCACCTGGTCGCCCAGGGGGTGAAGATGCTCGTGATCGCCTGCAACTCCGCCTCGGCGGCCGTGCTGCGGGATGCGCGGCAGCGCTACGACGTGCCGGTGGTCGAGGTCATCTTCCCGGCGACGCGACGCGCGGTCGCCGCGTCGCGGTCAGGTCGCATCGGCGTGATCTGCACCCAGGCGACCGCCGACTCCCAGGCCTACGACGACGCCTTCGCCGCCGCGCCGCAGGTGACGCTGTCGACGCGGGCATGCCCTGACTTCGTGGAGTTCGTCGAGGCAGGGGTGACGAGCGGACCGGAGCTGACGGCGACCGCCCACGCCTACCTCGACCCGCTGATCGCCGACGAGGTCGACACGCTGGTGCTGGGGTGCACCCACTACCCGCTGCTGACCGGCGTGCTGGCCTGGGTGATGGGGGACCGGGTCACGCTCGTCTCCAGCGCCGAGGAGACCGCGAAGGACGTCTACCGTGGCCTGGTCGGCGGAGACCTGGAGCGCGACCCCGCGGCGCCCGCGCCCGAGCACGTCTTCCTCACCACGGGCGACCCGGCGGTCTTCGAGGAGATCGGACGCCGGTTCCTCGGGCCGGAGCTCACCGGCACCACCCGGCGGGTCGAGAGCGTCCTCGGAACCCCCGACGGCGTGGAGGTGTCGGTATGA
- the rdgB gene encoding RdgB/HAM1 family non-canonical purine NTP pyrophosphatase, with protein sequence MTQAPTVFLASRNPGKVAEMQRILGEHLPGVEVRGLGDVEAYDEPVEDRETFAGNAVLKAATGLRATGLPTIADDSGLCVDALNGMPGVLSARWSGLPKDDDRNNRLLLDQLHDVPDARRTATFRCAVAVCLPWREEPLVVEGTMPGRVIRECRGESGFGYDVLFVPEAHDSEKGGDGRTSAQLTKPEKDAISHRGAALRELAPLVAAAFA encoded by the coding sequence GTGACACAGGCGCCGACGGTCTTCCTGGCCTCCCGCAATCCCGGCAAGGTCGCCGAGATGCAGCGGATCCTCGGTGAGCACCTTCCGGGGGTGGAGGTGAGGGGTCTCGGCGACGTGGAGGCGTACGACGAGCCGGTCGAGGACCGGGAGACGTTCGCGGGCAACGCGGTCCTCAAGGCCGCGACCGGGCTCCGGGCCACCGGACTGCCCACGATCGCCGACGACTCCGGGCTGTGCGTGGACGCGCTGAACGGCATGCCCGGCGTCCTGTCCGCACGGTGGTCGGGTCTGCCCAAGGACGACGACCGCAACAACCGGCTGCTGCTCGACCAGCTGCACGACGTTCCCGACGCGCGGCGCACCGCCACGTTCCGGTGCGCCGTCGCCGTCTGCCTGCCCTGGCGCGAGGAACCGCTGGTGGTCGAGGGAACCATGCCCGGGCGGGTGATCCGCGAGTGCCGGGGCGAGAGCGGCTTCGGCTACGACGTGCTGTTCGTGCCCGAGGCCCACGACTCGGAGAAGGGCGGTGACGGACGGACGTCGGCCCAGCTGACCAAGCCCGAGAAGGACGCGATCTCGCACCGCGGTGCGGCCCTGCGGGAGCTCGCCCCCCTGGTGGCCGCGGCGTTCGCCTGA
- a CDS encoding penicillin acylase family protein, with the protein MRTLRAARTSRTQSPGALTALTALLVAGGLAVPQHVTPAAATAPAAAAPAARGDDATREVLRPTTGRYRATIRLTRHGIPHITAQDYGSLGFGKGWMTTRQSGCNLIDTVLTGRGIRSKVLGPATRYADGVTLDASNLEVDTLAGDLRNRRVVEKLLRDPLTGPGPEVRAMVTGYVAGANRYLASIGGWRNYSDPTCNRLPGLPARVQPIDLYYGIYFANLLASAGVFVSEIAGASPPSPGDPGLPSVPLAADVDRDALLRALGRDPDRPFGSNATAVGSRDTSTGKGMLLGNPHFPWNGRYRFDQSHLRIPGEYEVSGGSLIGSPVVNIGWNRDVAWSHTVSTAYRFTPYEYRTVVPGGLTYLTADGPRQVQRREVEVTVRRPDGSLRTVVEDVYRTPEGYVIDAPEQLMAWSPVSFFAIRDANAEHLRTLDTFWAMGKSRSVRSLLRAQDRGAGMPWVNTIAADRRGHALYADHSVVPNVPDALVQRCLTPIGAVLLEVAGLPGLDGTRAASDCAWRTDADAQRPGIFGPTNLPQTITRDWVVNANDSHWLPNPDTRLEGFAEIIGCEQCERTVRTRMVYRYVTDRLAGRDSLARGRKVTPRTLRTTQHENRVFAAELARQGGDLATVCRLAAGGDACRTLAAWDGRSDRSSRGTALFEEFWRRAGGVTGLWQVPFSAADPVRTPRDLNETNPLVVQAMRDALAHLEEEGIAHDAPWGLVHRAGDLGAPPVRLGGGEGFSGNANALAATVVDGRYRVDYGSSHIQAVSFLPRGRVQARTILTYGQAIDPTSAYAADQTRLFGRERWVAFPTSEKQIGRQLVRVLRVGGPA; encoded by the coding sequence ATGCGAACCCTGCGCGCCGCGCGCACCTCCCGTACGCAGAGCCCCGGCGCGCTGACGGCGCTGACCGCGCTGCTCGTCGCCGGAGGGCTCGCCGTGCCCCAGCACGTGACCCCCGCAGCTGCGACGGCTCCGGCCGCGGCAGCCCCGGCCGCGCGGGGTGACGACGCGACGCGTGAGGTGCTCCGGCCCACGACGGGCCGCTACCGCGCGACCATCCGCCTCACCCGCCACGGCATCCCGCACATCACCGCGCAGGACTACGGCTCGCTCGGGTTCGGCAAGGGGTGGATGACCACGAGGCAGAGCGGCTGCAACCTCATCGACACCGTGCTCACCGGGCGCGGCATCCGCTCGAAGGTGCTCGGCCCGGCCACGCGGTACGCCGACGGCGTCACGCTGGACGCCTCGAACCTCGAGGTGGACACCCTCGCCGGCGACCTCCGCAACCGTCGCGTGGTCGAGAAGCTGCTGCGGGACCCTCTCACCGGTCCCGGCCCCGAGGTGCGCGCGATGGTGACGGGGTACGTCGCGGGCGCCAACCGCTACCTCGCGAGCATCGGCGGGTGGCGCAACTACTCCGACCCGACCTGCAACCGACTGCCGGGACTGCCCGCGCGGGTGCAGCCGATCGACCTCTACTACGGCATCTACTTCGCCAACCTGCTCGCCAGCGCCGGGGTCTTCGTCTCCGAGATCGCCGGAGCCTCGCCGCCGTCGCCGGGGGACCCGGGGTTGCCGTCGGTCCCGTTGGCCGCCGACGTCGACCGTGACGCGCTGCTGCGCGCCCTGGGCCGCGACCCCGACCGCCCCTTCGGGTCCAACGCCACTGCCGTCGGCAGCCGCGACACCTCGACGGGCAAGGGCATGCTGCTGGGCAACCCCCACTTCCCGTGGAACGGCCGCTACCGCTTCGACCAGAGCCACCTGCGCATCCCCGGGGAGTACGAGGTCTCCGGAGGAAGCCTGATCGGTAGCCCGGTGGTGAACATCGGGTGGAACCGCGACGTCGCCTGGAGCCACACGGTCTCCACGGCCTACCGCTTCACCCCGTACGAGTACCGCACCGTCGTGCCGGGCGGGCTCACCTACCTCACGGCGGACGGACCGAGGCAGGTGCAGCGCCGCGAGGTCGAGGTGACCGTACGTCGACCCGACGGGTCGCTGCGCACCGTCGTCGAGGACGTGTACCGCACCCCGGAGGGCTACGTCATCGACGCACCCGAGCAGCTGATGGCGTGGTCCCCGGTGAGCTTCTTCGCGATCCGCGACGCGAACGCCGAGCACCTGCGCACCCTCGACACCTTCTGGGCGATGGGTAAATCGCGGAGCGTGCGCTCGCTGCTGCGCGCGCAGGACCGTGGCGCCGGGATGCCGTGGGTCAACACCATCGCCGCCGACCGGCGTGGCCACGCCCTCTACGCCGACCACTCGGTCGTGCCGAACGTGCCCGACGCCCTCGTGCAACGGTGCCTGACCCCGATCGGGGCGGTGCTGCTGGAGGTCGCCGGACTCCCCGGGCTCGACGGCACCCGAGCGGCGTCCGACTGCGCCTGGCGCACGGACGCCGACGCGCAGCGGCCCGGCATCTTCGGCCCGACGAACCTGCCGCAGACGATCACGCGGGACTGGGTGGTCAACGCGAACGACTCCCACTGGCTGCCCAACCCCGACACCCGGCTCGAGGGCTTCGCGGAGATCATCGGGTGCGAGCAGTGCGAGCGCACGGTGCGTACGCGCATGGTCTACCGCTACGTGACGGACCGGCTCGCCGGCCGCGACTCGCTCGCGCGGGGCCGCAAGGTCACCCCGCGGACGCTGCGGACCACCCAGCACGAGAACCGTGTCTTCGCCGCGGAGCTGGCCCGCCAGGGTGGCGACCTCGCGACGGTGTGCCGCCTCGCCGCCGGCGGCGACGCCTGTCGCACCCTGGCCGCGTGGGACGGTCGGTCCGACCGCTCCAGCCGCGGCACCGCGCTGTTCGAGGAGTTCTGGCGGCGCGCCGGTGGCGTGACGGGGCTCTGGCAGGTGCCGTTCTCCGCCGCCGACCCGGTGCGTACGCCCCGCGACCTCAACGAGACGAATCCGCTCGTGGTGCAGGCGATGCGCGACGCCCTCGCCCACCTCGAGGAAGAGGGCATCGCCCACGACGCGCCCTGGGGTCTCGTGCACCGTGCCGGTGACCTGGGAGCCCCGCCGGTGCGGCTCGGTGGCGGCGAGGGCTTCAGCGGCAACGCGAACGCGCTCGCGGCGACGGTGGTCGACGGTCGGTACCGCGTCGACTACGGCAGCAGCCACATCCAGGCCGTCTCGTTCCTGCCGCGCGGGCGCGTGCAGGCCCGGACGATCCTGACCTACGGACAGGCGATCGACCCGACCTCGGCGTACGCGGCCGACCAGACCCGCCTCTTCGGCCGGGAGCGCTGGGTCGCCTTCCCGACGTCGGAGAAGCAGATCGGACGGCAGCTGGTGCGCGTGCTGCGGGTCGGCGGCCCGGCCTGA
- a CDS encoding M67 family metallopeptidase yields the protein MAAVWLPTPRDASGRPLRPDYARAVLSISREIVEAIIAHAKRDHPDEACGVVVGPEGSDRPERFVPMVNAAGSPTFYEFDSTELLALYKQMDANDEEPVVVYHSHTATEAYPSRTDIGLAQEPHAHYVLVSTREHGNNEGDVEFRSYRIVDGEVTEEEVSVVDAPAG from the coding sequence ATGGCAGCAGTGTGGCTGCCCACTCCCCGGGACGCGTCCGGCAGGCCCCTGCGGCCCGACTACGCTCGGGCCGTGCTCAGCATCAGCCGCGAGATCGTCGAGGCGATCATCGCCCACGCCAAGCGTGACCACCCCGACGAGGCGTGCGGCGTCGTCGTCGGACCCGAGGGCTCCGACCGTCCCGAGCGGTTCGTCCCGATGGTCAACGCCGCCGGCTCGCCGACCTTCTACGAGTTCGACTCCACCGAGCTGCTGGCCCTCTACAAGCAGATGGACGCGAACGACGAGGAGCCGGTCGTGGTGTACCACTCCCACACGGCGACCGAGGCGTACCCCAGCCGCACCGACATCGGGCTCGCCCAGGAGCCGCACGCCCACTACGTGCTGGTCAGCACACGCGAGCACGGGAACAACGAGGGTGACGTCGAGTTCAGGTCGTACAGGATCGTCGACGGCGAGGTCACCGAGGAAGAGGTCAGCGTCGTCGACGCCCCGGCCGGCTGA
- a CDS encoding MaoC family dehydratase, giving the protein MRTFTDFDQLSAAAGEELGSSDWLTIEQDRIDQFADATGDHQWIHVDAERAKDGPFGATIAHGYLTLSLIPMLGAQVFGLETPGAKLNYGVNKVRFPNPVTVGSRVRVHVSVGEVTDIPAGKQLTLKHSIEIDGEDKPACVAETVVLLLP; this is encoded by the coding sequence GTGCGCACCTTCACCGACTTCGACCAGCTCTCCGCCGCCGCCGGCGAGGAGCTCGGCAGCTCCGACTGGCTGACCATCGAGCAGGACCGCATCGACCAGTTCGCCGACGCCACCGGCGACCACCAGTGGATCCACGTCGACGCCGAGCGCGCGAAGGACGGACCGTTCGGTGCCACGATCGCCCACGGCTACCTGACCCTGTCGCTGATCCCGATGCTGGGCGCCCAGGTGTTCGGCCTGGAGACCCCGGGCGCGAAGCTCAACTACGGCGTCAACAAGGTGCGCTTCCCCAACCCCGTGACGGTCGGCAGTCGCGTCCGCGTGCACGTCAGCGTCGGCGAGGTCACCGACATCCCGGCCGGCAAGCAGCTCACGCTGAAGCACTCGATCGAGATCGACGGCGAGGACAAGCCGGCCTGCGTCGCCGAGACCGTGGTGCTCCTGCTGCCCTGA
- a CDS encoding GNAT family N-acetyltransferase, producing MTGPSVHVAALIDLDAPTWHDLARLRVDVFVVEQQCAYAELDGRDAEPTARHLWTADERGPSAYLRLLTEPDGTRRIGRVCTAGRARGRGLSAALVRRALDVCGDGTTVVLDAQSHLRAWYERLGFAVDGAEFVEDGIPHVPMRGRGTAGSAEHEGPRS from the coding sequence ATGACCGGTCCGTCCGTCCACGTCGCCGCCCTCATCGACCTCGACGCCCCCACCTGGCACGACCTCGCGCGGCTGCGGGTCGACGTGTTCGTCGTCGAGCAGCAGTGTGCGTACGCCGAGCTCGACGGCCGCGACGCCGAGCCGACCGCGCGGCACCTGTGGACCGCGGACGAGCGGGGACCGAGCGCCTACCTGCGGCTGCTCACCGAACCGGACGGGACGCGACGCATCGGGAGGGTCTGCACCGCCGGGCGGGCAAGGGGCCGGGGCCTGTCGGCTGCCCTCGTACGCCGGGCGCTCGACGTCTGCGGGGACGGCACGACGGTCGTGCTGGACGCCCAGTCGCACCTGCGTGCCTGGTACGAGCGGCTCGGGTTCGCCGTCGACGGCGCGGAGTTCGTCGAGGACGGGATCCCCCACGTGCCGATGCGGGGTCGTGGCACCGCGGGGTCGGCCGAGCACGAGGGCCCTCGGTCATGA